Proteins found in one Desulfobotulus pelophilus genomic segment:
- a CDS encoding response regulator codes for MRILIVEDDPVSRMVMQKNLSRFGPCDFAENGRQALEAFEEALCQNRPYDLITLDIMMPELDGQSVLAEIRKIENSNGILGLSGVKIIMTTALNDKENIMKAFRSQCEGYLTKPIQREKLFQLIDEFGLS; via the coding sequence ATGCGCATTCTTATTGTTGAAGATGATCCCGTAAGCCGTATGGTTATGCAGAAAAACCTCAGCCGGTTCGGCCCCTGCGATTTCGCCGAAAACGGAAGACAGGCTCTGGAGGCCTTTGAGGAAGCCCTCTGCCAGAACCGACCCTATGATCTCATTACCCTGGATATCATGATGCCGGAACTGGATGGTCAGAGTGTTCTTGCAGAAATCCGGAAAATCGAAAACAGCAATGGTATTCTGGGCCTGTCAGGGGTCAAAATCATTATGACAACAGCCTTGAATGACAAAGAAAACATCATGAAAGCATTCCGATCCCAATGTGAAGGATACCTCACTAAACCCATACAGAGAGAAAAATTATTCCAGCTTATTGACGAATTCGGTCTTAGCTGA
- a CDS encoding sensor histidine kinase yields MDIIVAEDHPVSAKLLEKILLRAGHNVYLAEDGEAAWDMLCKHQARMMLTDWMMPRLDGLSLCRRIRETPPSSSYVYLVLLTARDGTADILSGFEAGADDYIAKPVNPDELMARIRVGLRHLSMEDRHEKTLRRLMRSEKMASLGQLAAGMAHEINNPLSFLASNLTTLEQYSQKIYGFFQSHRSLTPSLPAENEFKDKIKSLEKQYDIAYILEDMEPLITESGEGIQRIHQIIEDLRIFTHPGSMQPEPVDIHQCITISLSMLAQKTGASIPVEKNLAELPPFSGFSNQLQQAFLNIALNGVQAMDYQGSLFIQTEASDSHILIRFQDTGTGIDPEILPKIFDPFFTTKPVGQGTGLGLHVAHTLVQSHGGHISVATASGKGSTFTIHLPLKEH; encoded by the coding sequence ATGGATATTATTGTTGCCGAGGACCATCCCGTTTCCGCCAAGCTGCTTGAAAAAATTCTGTTGCGGGCCGGTCACAATGTCTACCTCGCCGAAGACGGTGAGGCAGCATGGGACATGCTTTGCAAGCATCAGGCCCGCATGATGCTCACGGACTGGATGATGCCACGGCTGGACGGCCTTAGTCTCTGCCGCCGAATCAGGGAAACCCCCCCATCATCATCCTATGTATACCTTGTCCTTCTCACCGCAAGGGATGGCACAGCCGATATCCTTTCAGGATTTGAAGCCGGGGCTGACGACTACATTGCCAAACCGGTCAACCCCGATGAACTGATGGCCCGTATTCGGGTTGGACTCCGCCACCTGAGCATGGAAGACCGCCATGAAAAAACTCTCCGCCGCCTCATGCGCAGTGAAAAAATGGCCTCACTGGGACAACTGGCCGCAGGCATGGCCCACGAAATCAACAACCCCTTAAGTTTTCTGGCAAGCAACCTGACAACCCTGGAACAATACAGCCAGAAAATCTACGGCTTTTTCCAGTCCCACAGGAGCCTGACCCCCTCCCTTCCTGCGGAAAACGAATTTAAAGACAAAATTAAATCTCTGGAAAAACAGTATGATATCGCTTATATTCTAGAAGATATGGAACCTTTGATTACCGAATCCGGGGAAGGTATTCAACGTATCCACCAAATTATCGAAGACTTGCGTATTTTTACCCATCCCGGCAGTATGCAGCCTGAGCCCGTGGATATCCATCAGTGCATTACCATCAGCCTGTCCATGCTGGCCCAGAAAACCGGAGCCTCCATTCCCGTAGAAAAAAACCTGGCAGAACTGCCTCCCTTTTCCGGTTTTTCCAACCAGCTGCAACAGGCCTTTTTAAACATTGCGCTCAATGGTGTGCAGGCCATGGATTATCAGGGATCCCTTTTCATTCAGACAGAGGCCAGTGATTCCCACATTCTGATCCGTTTTCAAGACACGGGAACGGGAATAGATCCGGAAATACTTCCTAAAATTTTTGACCCTTTTTTCACAACCAAACCCGTTGGTCAGGGAACCGGCCTCGGTCTTCATGTGGCCCATACCCTTGTGCAGAGCCATGGCGGTCACATCAGCGTTGCCACAGCATCCGGAAAGGGAAGCACCTTCACCATTCATCTGCCCCTGAAAGAACATTGA
- a CDS encoding CoA-binding protein — protein MRKGRILEQDADIRKALQETKSIAVLGMSPRAERDSNKVGRYLLDAGYEVIPVNPAGGEILGLAVEETIEDLVKGSVDILDIFRKSEDVAGHVDAAIALQPRVVWMQLGVENGEAAARLTEAGMDVIMDKCIKVEHARLCR, from the coding sequence ATGCGTAAGGGACGTATTTTGGAACAGGATGCGGATATCCGCAAGGCTCTGCAGGAAACAAAGAGCATAGCCGTACTGGGTATGAGCCCCAGGGCGGAGAGGGATTCCAATAAAGTAGGGCGGTATCTTCTGGATGCGGGGTATGAAGTGATTCCCGTGAACCCGGCCGGGGGTGAAATACTGGGGTTGGCCGTTGAGGAAACAATCGAGGACCTTGTAAAGGGATCGGTGGATATCCTGGACATATTCCGGAAGTCAGAAGATGTGGCAGGGCATGTGGACGCGGCCATTGCCCTGCAGCCCAGAGTAGTCTGGATGCAGCTGGGGGTTGAGAACGGGGAGGCTGCGGCAAGGCTTACCGAGGCCGGTATGGATGTGATTATGGATAAATGTATTAAGGTGGAACATGCCAGACTCTGTAGATGA
- a CDS encoding ATP-binding protein — MAAMIPIPFLQSRTARILAEAASKARIAILLAQTDPSDKGRILYLNSHMEKLCESSGEYLMANHRMNDLLCQNNTGQRILRTPSGKNIPVDVVTCTIPIETPPPLLYYIRDISEQLHTERQLKGYSENLERMVRQHTRKLSTTLESLKETQSQLIQSEKMASLGQLAAGVAHEINNPLGFVKSNLGTIRDYFEDLFEVIDAAEILENNLTSEDARKRAMDTLTRIRTRIDLDFIREDHRAVISESLEGMERVARIVADLKNFSRTESPDAESTDIQECLESTLHIVWNEIKYKAEVIRDFEPLPRVLSSPQKLAQVFMNLLVNAAQSIEKQGTIHLQTRILENSIIVAITDTGSGIPDHILPKIFDPFFTTKPVGKGTGLGLNISYNIMQQLGGDIDVDTTPGEGSTFRVHIPLREP; from the coding sequence ATGGCTGCCATGATTCCCATTCCTTTTTTACAGTCCAGAACGGCCCGCATCCTTGCGGAAGCGGCCTCCAAGGCCAGGATAGCCATTCTCCTTGCCCAGACTGATCCCAGCGATAAAGGTCGCATCCTATACCTGAACTCCCACATGGAAAAACTCTGCGAAAGCAGCGGCGAGTACCTGATGGCCAACCACAGGATGAACGACCTGCTCTGCCAGAATAATACGGGGCAGAGGATACTGCGAACCCCATCCGGAAAAAACATTCCGGTGGATGTGGTAACCTGTACCATTCCCATAGAAACACCGCCCCCGCTGCTGTACTATATCAGGGACATCAGCGAACAACTGCATACGGAACGTCAACTCAAAGGCTACAGCGAAAACCTGGAACGGATGGTCAGACAACATACCCGCAAACTGTCCACCACCCTGGAAAGCCTGAAGGAAACCCAGTCCCAGCTCATACAATCAGAAAAAATGGCCTCCCTCGGCCAGCTGGCTGCGGGTGTTGCCCATGAAATCAATAATCCTCTGGGTTTTGTCAAAAGCAACCTTGGCACCATACGGGATTATTTTGAAGATCTTTTTGAAGTCATTGATGCCGCAGAAATTCTGGAAAACAATCTCACCTCCGAAGACGCCAGAAAACGGGCCATGGATACCCTGACCCGTATACGCACCCGCATTGATCTCGATTTTATCCGGGAAGACCACCGCGCGGTCATTAGCGAATCCCTCGAAGGCATGGAGCGTGTCGCCCGGATTGTTGCCGATCTCAAAAATTTCTCCCGGACGGAAAGTCCGGATGCAGAATCTACGGACATACAGGAATGCCTGGAATCCACGTTGCATATTGTGTGGAATGAAATCAAGTACAAGGCAGAAGTCATCAGAGATTTTGAACCCTTGCCCCGGGTTCTTTCCTCACCCCAGAAACTGGCCCAGGTTTTCATGAATCTTCTGGTAAATGCTGCCCAGTCCATAGAAAAACAAGGGACCATACACCTGCAGACCCGCATTCTCGAAAACAGCATCATCGTGGCAATTACGGATACGGGATCCGGCATACCCGACCACATTCTCCCCAAAATCTTTGACCCTTTCTTCACAACCAAACCTGTGGGTAAGGGAACAGGCCTTGGCCTGAACATCTCCTACAACATCATGCAGCAACTGGGAGGGGATATCGACGTGGACACCACGCCCGGTGAAGGCAGCACCTTCCGTGTCCACATCCCCCTGCGCGAGCCATGA
- a CDS encoding HD domain-containing phosphohydrolase, with protein MTSDEKLRYTHHILLVDDEPSILKALSRTLRKLPCTLHTATGGEEGLKVLGTSKNAFSLIVSDQRMPGMDGASFLEKSRQIFPYASRILLTGYSDMEALTRAINLGGIHRFISKPWEDETLLLCLTETLQQYELILENKRLQVLLSRQNQELEAKIKERTQEVETRNQNLARTNQMLEDSFFSTVRLLASLVDMSAPDLAGHGRRVSEMAAAIASNMELEAEEILHIEVAGLLHDIGKIGATPSVLKGNTQAMTREDFVRYRKHPEEGQSLLQLIPRLDHAGLLIRCHHEEYDGQGFPDGLAEHEIPIGARILSVADSYDRHLHVPELSAEAIRQLARQEDTTLDHMNRETLKRQAAAAKVKQGAFSRYDPDVVKALLDVLKGQGISSRREKLLTLEKLESGMQLAKPLHTVRGRFLLPYNTIISAEILQRLKQVHRNEAIQEPIQILNR; from the coding sequence ATGACCTCAGATGAAAAATTACGGTATACCCATCATATACTTCTCGTAGATGATGAGCCTTCCATTCTCAAGGCACTGAGCCGTACCCTGCGCAAACTCCCCTGCACCCTGCACACGGCAACGGGCGGAGAAGAAGGACTCAAGGTTCTCGGGACAAGCAAAAATGCCTTTTCCCTCATTGTTTCAGACCAGCGTATGCCTGGAATGGACGGGGCTTCTTTTCTGGAAAAAAGCAGACAGATTTTTCCCTACGCCTCCCGCATTCTGCTTACGGGATATTCCGACATGGAGGCCCTTACCCGTGCCATTAATCTGGGGGGCATCCACCGCTTCATCTCCAAACCCTGGGAAGACGAAACACTGCTTCTCTGCCTCACGGAGACCTTGCAGCAATATGAACTTATTCTGGAAAACAAGCGCCTTCAGGTCCTTCTTTCCCGCCAGAACCAGGAACTTGAGGCAAAAATAAAAGAAAGAACCCAGGAAGTGGAAACCCGGAACCAGAACCTTGCCCGCACCAACCAGATGCTGGAGGATAGTTTTTTCAGCACGGTCCGCCTGCTGGCCTCCCTTGTGGACATGAGTGCACCGGATCTGGCCGGACATGGCCGCAGGGTCAGCGAAATGGCCGCCGCCATCGCAAGCAATATGGAGCTTGAAGCAGAAGAAATTCTTCATATTGAAGTGGCAGGGCTTCTGCACGACATTGGAAAAATCGGCGCCACACCCTCCGTACTCAAAGGCAATACCCAGGCCATGACCCGGGAAGATTTTGTACGCTACAGAAAGCATCCCGAAGAAGGGCAAAGCCTACTGCAGCTCATTCCCAGGCTGGATCACGCAGGTCTTCTCATTCGCTGTCATCATGAAGAATACGATGGACAGGGATTCCCCGATGGCCTTGCGGAGCACGAAATCCCCATAGGTGCACGCATCCTCTCCGTGGCAGACTCCTATGACCGCCACCTCCATGTTCCCGAGCTGTCTGCGGAAGCAATACGGCAGCTGGCCAGACAGGAAGACACCACTCTTGACCACATGAACAGGGAAACCCTCAAGCGTCAGGCGGCCGCGGCCAAAGTCAAACAAGGTGCCTTTTCCCGATATGATCCCGATGTGGTGAAAGCCCTTCTGGACGTTCTCAAGGGCCAGGGGATTTCTTCCAGGCGCGAAAAACTTCTGACACTGGAAAAGCTGGAATCGGGCATGCAGCTGGCCAAGCCGCTCCATACGGTTCGCGGTCGTTTCCTGCTTCCCTATAACACCATCATCAGCGCGGAAATTCTTCAACGCCTCAAACAGGTGCACAGAAATGAGGCTATACAGGAACCCATACAGATTCTCAACCGCTGA
- a CDS encoding response regulator: MSHDACILCVDDEIGILHSLKRLLRKEIYRVLTASSGQEALTILESEHVHVIISDERMPDMTGTELFSVILKKWPDIIRIILTGYADVDTISDAINKGHIYKFILKPWNDQNLRLEIRQALDQYALTRTNRKLQQTILEQNQILKNSNANLERAVRERTRELKLQNHALELSRTVLEALPLPVLGISSEGVVAVANENAMAFFSDEPEFAPGAEAKRFLSPQIIQAIALAIQENAPRVIRPSPEKPAISVTPLRGRFLGAGAVLLFTPPIKNL; the protein is encoded by the coding sequence ATGAGCCATGATGCCTGCATCCTTTGCGTAGATGATGAAATCGGAATTCTTCACTCCCTCAAGCGCCTGCTTCGCAAAGAAATCTACCGGGTTCTTACCGCATCCAGCGGGCAGGAAGCACTGACCATTCTTGAATCCGAACACGTTCACGTGATCATCAGCGATGAACGGATGCCCGATATGACAGGGACGGAGCTTTTTTCCGTAATTCTCAAAAAATGGCCGGACATCATCCGTATTATCCTCACAGGGTATGCCGATGTGGATACCATTAGCGACGCCATCAATAAGGGCCATATCTACAAATTTATTTTAAAGCCATGGAATGACCAGAATCTGCGTCTGGAAATCCGGCAGGCGCTGGATCAGTACGCTCTGACTCGGACCAACCGCAAATTGCAACAGACCATTCTGGAACAAAATCAAATTTTAAAAAACAGTAACGCCAATCTGGAAAGGGCTGTGAGGGAACGGACCCGTGAACTGAAACTTCAAAACCACGCACTCGAACTCTCGCGAACGGTTCTGGAAGCCCTCCCTCTTCCTGTCCTGGGTATCAGCAGTGAGGGAGTCGTTGCCGTAGCCAACGAAAACGCCATGGCTTTTTTCTCCGACGAACCGGAGTTTGCACCCGGCGCAGAGGCAAAACGCTTCCTTTCACCCCAAATTATTCAGGCCATTGCCCTTGCCATTCAGGAAAACGCCCCCCGGGTAATCCGCCCTTCACCGGAAAAACCCGCCATCAGCGTTACCCCCCTCAGGGGCCGATTTCTGGGAGCGGGTGCCGTTCTTCTGTTCACTCCGCCCATAAAGAACCTGTAA
- the polA gene encoding DNA polymerase I, translating into MTAPTLYLIDGSAYIYRSYHAIRNLSSSKGEPTNATFGFTRTLIKLMETCQPVYAGVLFDTRGPNFRHTIYPDYKANRPPMPEDLSCQIPRIHAVSEALGLPILSMEGWEADDLAGTLALQAGEAGFQVVLVTGDKDFLQLVNEGTRIFDPMKDSWSDENTLKERFGFDARGIVDMMALMGDSSDNIPGVPGIGPKTATSLIAQYGSLEKVYEALPQIGKKKLVENLIQNRDKAFLSRRLAAIDRNAPVTFRPEEWLKKPADTPKLTSLFRELDFRQLEEQFAKETPPPPRTATREKDYRAVVSVHQLKEVVAAIRDAGIMAFDTETTGLDALSAHMVGIALSWQEDRASYIPLLHAKDSFPEQLSLEEIREDLQSLFSDPNIIKVAQNLKYDWTILSQHGFSLEGPLKDTLVASYLLDPTRSSHSLDSLTLDLLGHKNTPYGEVVSAKGMGFEHASSEKAVPYACEDADMTLALWRKLEPELMGKSLVSLFDTLEMPLVPVLMHMENRGIRVDTDRLKELSIAMEKELHTLTEEIHSLAGESFNIHSPQQLGRILFEVLELPVQKKTKKKTGYSTDVSVLETLASQHPLPARVLRHRSLAKLKNTYADALQQLVSPVTGRIHTSFNQGVTATGRLSSSSPNLQNIPIRTAEGREIRKVFIPEKGWRMMAADYSQIELRLLAHYSEDPILRESFEKNEDIHARTAAEVFQVLPAFITEELRRQAKTINFGIMYGMGPYRLAGELGISQKMAKTYISHYFARYAGVKEFMEKTVEEARERGFTTTLLGRIRPLPDIGSPNHNLRQMAERVAVNTPIQGSAADLLKMAMVRVDHALRGKKMATRMLLTVHDELVFETPIEEASEAAALIRQIMESVVPLRVPLLVNLASGDNWSEAH; encoded by the coding sequence ATGACTGCACCCACCCTTTATCTGATAGACGGTTCCGCCTACATTTACCGAAGCTACCACGCCATCCGCAACCTTTCCAGCAGCAAAGGCGAACCCACCAATGCCACTTTCGGTTTCACCCGTACCCTGATCAAACTCATGGAAACCTGCCAGCCCGTTTATGCAGGCGTTCTCTTTGATACCAGAGGTCCCAATTTCCGCCATACAATTTATCCGGACTACAAAGCCAACCGCCCGCCCATGCCCGAGGATCTCTCCTGTCAGATACCCCGCATCCATGCGGTCAGCGAGGCGCTGGGCCTTCCCATTCTTTCCATGGAAGGCTGGGAGGCCGACGATCTTGCTGGCACCCTTGCCCTGCAGGCCGGTGAGGCCGGTTTTCAGGTGGTGCTTGTAACCGGAGACAAGGATTTTCTCCAGCTGGTGAACGAAGGCACCCGGATTTTCGATCCCATGAAGGACTCCTGGAGCGATGAAAACACCCTCAAAGAGCGTTTCGGATTTGATGCCCGGGGTATTGTGGACATGATGGCCCTCATGGGTGACAGCTCAGACAACATCCCCGGTGTTCCAGGTATCGGGCCTAAAACAGCCACAAGCCTCATTGCCCAATATGGCAGCCTTGAAAAAGTCTATGAAGCCCTGCCACAGATAGGCAAAAAAAAGCTGGTGGAGAATCTCATCCAGAACAGAGACAAGGCCTTTCTGAGCCGCAGGCTGGCGGCCATCGACCGCAACGCCCCCGTGACCTTCAGGCCGGAAGAATGGCTGAAAAAACCGGCCGATACCCCAAAGCTGACTTCCCTTTTCCGGGAACTTGACTTCCGCCAGCTGGAGGAACAGTTTGCCAAAGAGACCCCGCCGCCACCACGGACGGCAACCAGAGAAAAAGACTACCGGGCCGTTGTCTCCGTGCACCAGCTGAAAGAGGTGGTGGCCGCCATCCGAGACGCAGGAATCATGGCCTTTGATACGGAAACCACAGGCCTGGATGCACTTTCCGCTCACATGGTGGGTATCGCCCTGAGCTGGCAGGAGGACAGGGCTTCCTATATACCTCTCCTGCACGCGAAAGACAGTTTTCCGGAGCAGCTCTCCCTTGAAGAAATACGGGAAGATCTGCAGTCTCTCTTCTCCGATCCGAATATTATCAAAGTTGCCCAGAATCTTAAATATGACTGGACCATCCTCTCCCAACACGGCTTTTCTCTGGAAGGCCCGCTTAAAGACACCCTTGTGGCCAGCTACCTTCTGGACCCCACACGGAGCAGCCACAGCCTTGACTCGCTGACTCTGGATCTTCTGGGACACAAAAATACCCCCTACGGAGAAGTCGTGTCCGCAAAAGGAATGGGATTTGAACACGCATCTTCAGAAAAAGCCGTTCCCTATGCCTGTGAGGACGCGGATATGACCCTTGCCCTCTGGCGGAAACTGGAGCCAGAGCTCATGGGAAAAAGTCTGGTCTCCCTTTTTGATACTCTGGAGATGCCCCTTGTCCCCGTACTCATGCACATGGAGAACAGAGGCATCCGTGTGGATACAGACCGGCTGAAAGAGCTTTCCATAGCCATGGAAAAAGAACTCCACACCCTTACGGAAGAAATTCACTCTCTGGCAGGAGAGTCCTTCAATATCCATTCACCCCAACAGCTGGGACGGATTCTTTTTGAGGTCCTCGAACTCCCAGTACAGAAAAAAACCAAAAAGAAAACAGGATATTCTACAGACGTATCCGTGCTGGAGACTCTGGCATCCCAGCACCCCCTGCCTGCCAGGGTTCTGCGTCACAGAAGCCTCGCCAAACTCAAAAACACCTATGCCGATGCCCTTCAGCAACTGGTTTCTCCCGTTACAGGCCGCATCCATACCAGCTTTAACCAGGGCGTCACAGCCACAGGACGACTCTCCAGCTCCAGCCCCAACCTGCAGAATATTCCCATCCGTACCGCCGAAGGCCGGGAAATCCGTAAGGTTTTTATTCCGGAAAAAGGATGGCGGATGATGGCCGCAGACTACTCCCAAATCGAACTCCGTCTCCTTGCCCACTATTCGGAGGACCCCATTCTTAGGGAATCCTTTGAAAAAAATGAAGACATTCACGCAAGAACCGCTGCAGAAGTTTTTCAGGTCCTTCCTGCATTCATTACAGAGGAGCTCCGCCGCCAGGCCAAAACCATCAATTTCGGCATCATGTATGGCATGGGCCCCTACAGGCTGGCGGGAGAACTCGGTATCAGCCAGAAAATGGCCAAAACCTATATCAGCCATTATTTTGCCCGCTATGCCGGTGTGAAGGAGTTTATGGAAAAAACAGTGGAAGAGGCACGGGAAAGGGGCTTCACCACCACCCTGCTCGGCCGCATACGCCCTCTGCCGGACATCGGCAGCCCTAACCACAACCTCAGACAAATGGCCGAACGGGTTGCTGTCAATACCCCCATACAGGGATCTGCTGCCGATCTTCTCAAAATGGCCATGGTCCGGGTGGACCATGCACTGCGGGGAAAAAAAATGGCCACCCGTATGCTTCTGACCGTGCATGATGAGCTGGTTTTTGAGACTCCGATAGAAGAAGCCAGTGAGGCCGCCGCACTGATCCGCCAAATTATGGAATCGGTGGTACCCTTAAGGGTGCCCCTTCTCGTCAATCTGGCTTCAGGGGATAACTGGTCCGAAGCCCACTGA
- a CDS encoding HDOD domain-containing protein: MNPPDSYLTELMEAAEKLPSLPGVVLTVNSMLQDPDTHTQDLSRMIAKDIALVTRILKLVNSAFFGLRSRVGSIPDAVSLLGFDTLHRITLALSIVDMLKPSRKNQGEWLWQHSIRTAVFSEYLANKTKICNGDNAFVAGLLHDMGLIVLARCMPGLFLRLEREAKNLDKPFYIMESSVIPGFSHASLGAAMARKWQLPPALAEAIFYHHRFPSEKPVSDMTIIVHTANALDTHSQRMRNEFPDAILHPAALTKFRHILKDPDQWFPEIHQRSMEACKLFLGDNHEP; the protein is encoded by the coding sequence ATGAACCCTCCCGATAGCTACCTGACAGAGCTGATGGAGGCAGCAGAAAAACTGCCTTCACTGCCCGGCGTGGTACTGACTGTCAATTCCATGCTGCAGGATCCGGACACCCATACCCAGGATCTCAGTCGTATGATTGCAAAAGATATCGCCCTGGTCACACGTATCCTGAAACTGGTCAATTCCGCCTTCTTCGGACTCCGCTCCAGAGTCGGCAGTATCCCCGATGCCGTTTCCCTGCTGGGCTTTGATACCCTGCACCGCATTACCCTTGCCCTTTCCATCGTTGACATGCTGAAGCCTTCCCGCAAAAATCAGGGAGAATGGCTCTGGCAGCACTCTATTCGCACCGCCGTTTTTTCCGAGTACCTTGCAAACAAAACAAAAATTTGTAACGGCGACAATGCCTTTGTGGCAGGACTTCTGCACGACATGGGTCTCATCGTGCTGGCCCGCTGCATGCCCGGTCTTTTCCTGCGGCTGGAAAGGGAAGCAAAGAATCTGGACAAGCCGTTTTACATTATGGAGTCTTCTGTTATTCCGGGATTTTCCCATGCTTCCCTGGGTGCTGCCATGGCCAGAAAATGGCAGCTGCCGCCCGCACTCGCCGAAGCGATTTTCTATCATCACCGTTTCCCATCGGAAAAACCAGTCTCTGACATGACAATCATCGTCCACACGGCCAATGCTCTGGATACCCATAGCCAACGCATGCGCAATGAGTTTCCGGATGCCATCCTCCACCCCGCAGCCCTTACAAAATTCCGGCATATTCTGAAAGATCCGGACCAATGGTTTCCCGAGATCCATCAGAGGAGTATGGAAGCCTGCAAGCTTTTTCTGGGAGACAATCATGAGCCATGA
- a CDS encoding HAD family hydrolase, with protein sequence MIQFRNIQAVAFDCDGVMINSTEANRTYYNTQLQAFGLDPMTDADFHHVHMHTASEAIRHLFEGRVPLDQVKENLQHFHYPDLFPLMIEEPHLRKLLKNLRPHYRTAVATNRSNTLRPLLDYFDLTKYFDKLITSMDVVRPKPHPDMLTALVKHFGLSPENLLYIGDSPLDARAASEAGCHFIGYGAEDLGAELHIQTLDRLHDFLSP encoded by the coding sequence ATGATACAGTTCAGAAATATCCAGGCCGTTGCCTTTGACTGTGACGGAGTGATGATCAACTCCACGGAAGCCAACCGAACCTATTATAACACCCAGCTTCAGGCCTTCGGCCTGGATCCCATGACAGATGCGGACTTTCACCATGTCCACATGCACACCGCGTCCGAAGCTATCCGGCACCTTTTTGAGGGACGGGTTCCTCTGGATCAGGTGAAAGAAAATCTGCAGCATTTTCACTATCCGGACCTCTTCCCCCTCATGATTGAGGAGCCCCACCTGAGAAAACTGCTGAAAAACCTTCGGCCACACTACAGAACCGCCGTGGCCACCAACCGCTCCAACACCCTACGGCCTCTGCTCGATTATTTTGATCTTACGAAGTATTTTGACAAACTGATCACATCCATGGATGTGGTCAGGCCCAAACCCCATCCGGACATGCTCACCGCCCTTGTAAAGCACTTCGGCCTTTCTCCTGAGAACCTTCTTTACATCGGAGACTCACCTCTGGATGCCCGGGCCGCTTCGGAAGCAGGCTGCCATTTTATCGGCTATGGTGCAGAAGATCTGGGAGCCGAACTCCACATTCAGACCCTTGACAGGCTGCATGATTTTCTTTCTCCCTGA
- a CDS encoding DUF1573 domain-containing protein has product MITRFQIRTTGFAIFLLFAPLFLYANPVLYVPQASHTFETLPEGSTIQHRFLLKNTGSSELRILRVDPGUGCSVASFTGRIPPGGEGHLDVRIQTLGYADRTLVQIIPVQTNVPGQKEIRLEIRGFIQSFAKMEPPLIRLQGSPDATISRDLTLTPFTEYPFTVKSIRALRGEDFQFSITPLKDGRPGYLIQTHNTRKEAGRYFDTLVLTIDSPIREELRIRVLGDIRPASEKQP; this is encoded by the coding sequence TTGATAACCAGATTCCAGATTCGGACAACAGGCTTTGCCATCTTCCTGCTGTTTGCCCCGCTCTTTCTTTATGCCAATCCCGTGCTTTATGTTCCTCAGGCAAGCCATACCTTTGAAACGCTTCCCGAGGGCAGCACCATCCAGCACAGATTCCTCCTGAAGAATACCGGCAGCAGTGAACTGCGCATACTTCGGGTCGACCCCGGCTGAGGCTGCTCCGTTGCCTCTTTTACGGGGCGCATCCCTCCCGGCGGAGAGGGACACCTTGATGTCCGTATACAAACGCTAGGCTATGCGGACAGAACCCTTGTACAGATCATACCCGTTCAGACCAATGTTCCGGGCCAAAAAGAAATTCGCCTTGAAATCCGAGGATTCATCCAGTCTTTTGCAAAGATGGAACCACCCCTTATCCGACTTCAGGGCAGCCCCGACGCAACCATCTCCCGTGACCTTACACTGACACCCTTTACAGAATACCCCTTTACGGTAAAGAGTATCCGTGCTCTCAGAGGTGAGGATTTTCAATTCTCCATTACACCTTTGAAAGATGGCCGTCCCGGTTATCTCATTCAGACGCACAATACCCGAAAAGAAGCGGGCAGGTATTTCGACACCCTGGTGCTTACGATTGACAGCCCCATACGGGAAGAACTCAGAATCCGGGTACTGGGAGACATCCGCCCTGCATCCGAAAAACAGCCCTGA